CAACTATTGAAGATAAATGATACTGAGCATCAGATATATTGAGTTATTCTATCCTTTGTAATGTACATGATGGagaattttctataataaaatgattttattacaAATATGTCTGTAAATTTGGAAACCCAAGTAAAAGGGAAGCATTTTTAGCAAAATATAAATCACTAAATAGGTCCATAAAGAAGTATAAATCTTTCATtgaaagaaagaacccaaaacTGTAGTCCTGATATATTTTCAGGGCAAATTTTGCCCTCGAAATGTAACAGGATCAGCCAGGTTGAAAGGTCGTTACACCAAATGATGAAGGAAAAGCTAATCAGCACATTAAGTAAGCTCTTAAAAGCCATTCAAGAAGATGGGAAATCACTCAACCACTTTAACAGGCTAACTCTCCTTGATACAAAGACCAGATGAGTATGccccaagaaaaaaatatttgcgtCAAGCTCAcccatatatatattctaaataaattCATAGCCTATGCAGTACAGTCGTGaattaaatgaagaaagaggTTGTGTCCAAGGAATacaaagatcatatgataggagAAAAATCTGTGAATTGGGATTCACTATgttaacagagaagaaaaagcattttatcaTGTTctgaaagtagagaaaaaaaaacccctttgaTAAAAATTCAACACAAGTTCATGCTAGTAACTGTTAGCAAACATATTAGAATAGAATTTCCATATTCTAAAATCAACAGCACACATATATAAGTATGAAATGTTAAAACATTCCCACTAAAGTCGGAACAGGACGTGGAGATGTGGTACCATTTCTACCATTCTAAGCTGTGCTGGTTGAAAGAGCCAGCATATAGCCATACATAAgaataccaaaataaaatatatggattATGAAAAGAGATAATAAGATCCCATAATTAACAACTCCAAAGAAATTGACTGTCAAATATTCAAATGTATAAGGCACTTCAGGAAACTGATGTAGCCCACTACAGCAAAATCAGAAGTCTAGCCACACAAAATAAATGGTAGAATACATCATGGAGAACATACCATTTGAAACAGTagcaatatccaaaatatacctaaaaaaagaactaagaaatATGTACATGATCTTTATggaaccaaatatttaaaaaacttacTAATAGACTTaggtaaaagaaatattaaatagagCAATATACCACACTCATTTACAGTGTGCAGAATATTGTACAGATGTCAATTCTACTTAAATTATTTACAGATTTCTGCCTTACCTGATGGATTTGACTCTGGGTCAGCAGAAGAGACAGAGCCCAGCACCAACAAGGTGTCAAGGTATGACACTGAGTGAGGACTGAGGGGAGGATCCACCCAAAAAGAAGGGGCAACAGAGATTTCCACCCCACCACCTGTCAGTCTTGGAAGGTCCCAGTCATGGTTGCTCAGCTCTAGTCCCACCTTACTTCCTACTGGGGGTTCTAAGGGAAATGAAAGCCTTGGTCTGATGTGAGTTAACTTTACCAGAGGAAGAAGTTCCAGACCCTGCAAGTCAGGAGTCAGAAGGGACCCATGTTTGACTTCTGCATAACTCCTCCACCACCAGTACTGAGGGGAATCCCCCAGAAACCCACGCGAGATTTTATGCTGGGAAGCCCAGATGGGTGTGGCCGGAAGTGCTCACCCTGACTTCCGCTACATGCGCAGTGGAGCCTGAGTTCGTTTGAGACGTGGACAGGTGTGCTCTCACACCAGCAAAGGAGGAGTGCCAGGACTGGACAGTTGTCAAGGTGAGTAACTTGCTAGACCTGGAGGAATACACCCCTTTCGGAACTGAGGTGCCCCAAAGAACCCGGTCCTATTCTggcacaccccacccccagagtcCCGATCTTGTGGCCGAAGCATGACTGTTAGGCCTAAGGGCCCTCACTTCTGCCTTGTGCATTTGTGGTTTGGGAGGTCTTTGGCTGAAGGGGCAGCCTCAAGTCAGCAGAGGGTGGTTTCAGAAGACCGATCAGGAGTCAGTTTAATCTGTgtaatttatttccattctgatcTGAGTTTGAACTGTGTTCCCAAGCTGCCACAGAAGAGAGCAGGTGCATGGAGTCCTGCTCACCCCTGTTCTGTGGGTTCCTAAAAACAGTACCATTAAGGGAATAAGCAGAGGCAGCTTTTCTTGGAGCCCAGGTAGAATATCCTTATCAAGGCTAGACACACCATCTCTTCTTCCATATTCTAGTGTGACCTCTTCATCAATCCAACGGCTTGCACCTAACTCTTGCCTGCCATCTCTGACCAGTGTCACCATGCCTAGAGGCCAGAAGAGTAAGCTCCGTGCCCGCGAGAAACGCCGCCAGGCCCGTTGTGAGACCCAGGCTCTGAAGGAAGCTCAGGCtaccgcagcagcagcagcaggagagtccccctctgcctgtgctctctctggtGGTAGACCTGCGGCTGCGACTCCTAGGTGTCCTCAGGGAGCCGCATCTTCCACTGGGGCCAATGCAGCTCTTTCAGGCACCGATTCAGATGAAGGTGCCAGAAGCCAAGATGAGGGAAGCCCCAGATCATCTAAGGGCTCAGAGGTCTCACGCAGAGACCCACTGAACAAGAAGGTTGTTTTGCTGGTGCAGTTCCTGCTGCAGAAGTATCAAAAGAGAGAGCCAATTACAAAGGCAGACATGCTGAAGTTTGCCGTCAAAAAGTACAGGCAGCAGTTCAATGAGATCCTCAAGAGAGCCTCTGAGCACATGGAGCTGGCCTTCGGGCTTGACCTGAAGGAAGTGGATCCCATCCGCCACTGCTACACCCTGGTCAACAAGCTAGACCTCACCGATGGCGGGCTGCACGAGGACGAGAACATGCCCAAGACCGGCCTTCTGATGATCGTGCTGGGTGTGATCTTCATGAAGGGCAACTGTGCCCCTGAGGAGGACGTCTGGGAAGTCCTGAATATGATGGGCGTCTATGCTGAAAGGAGGCACTTCATCTACGGGGAGCCCAAGAAGGTCCTCACCCAAGATCTGGTGCAGCTGCAGTACCTGCAGTACCGCCAGGCGGCCGACAGTGACCCTCCACGCTTCGAGTTCCTGTGGGGCCAGCGAGCTTACGCCGAGACCAGCAAGATGAGAGTCCTGGAGTTTCTGGCCAAGATCCACGACACCGTCCCCAGCGCCTTCCCGTCGTGGTATGAAGAGGCTTTGAGAGATGAGGAAGAGCGAGCCCGGGCCCGAGCCGCCGCCAGGGCTCGCACCGCTGCCATGGCCAGTGCACGTGCCAGGGCCTTGGCCAGCAGCCTCTCCCACCCTAAGTGATGTCTGCGGCCGGTTGACCAGGTGCGTCAGCATTCGGATGGCGGAGGGTCAGGGCGGGGCTGGAGAAGCGGGTGTCATCTTTGTGTTCCTCTTGTATATCGGTAACGTGGAATTttgccccttttctttctttttttttttttttaggttttatatcCAATGTTGAAGTTTGAAGCCAATTCTTTTCTCTGTGGAACGAAAAAGCAGTCTACGTTTTAAGTAACCGACGGCCAGGGTGGGTCTAGAAGAAACACAGTGAATATTGTCTTTGTGTTCCTGTTATATCTCATAAACTTAGAGtcgttttcttctcttttcttttttctttcttttttctttctcccatccttttgctttctttttctttttgttatatttCAAGTGTTGTTTCTTTAACAGAAAGTTTACATAATTTTCACATTTAAGTTTAGTCATAATTTTGGTTGGTTATTTCTCTTTAATAGCTTTAGGATTAGGAGTTTTGTTAGTTAGTAAACCAAATTGGGAAACCTTTCATATTTACCAAAACAGAACAATAAGACATGGCGTTGTAACAGGCTTTCCCTTGGATATGCGAAAAAAATTGAGCAGTAAAATTACCAGGATCAGAAAATGGAGGGGAAAGAAGCAAAAGAGGTTCCATTCTTGGTTTCCCCTATACATTTTAGTTTGTTGCTCTTTAAGGATAGAAGATACATACATGGATTTGTTTGGCTTATTAAAGAATGGAGGagaaataaagtgtttaaaaagtAGAATTCATGCTTGCTGGCTCGTTTATTTTCCAGATACTAACTGAGCATCTGCTCTGTAAAAGTCAGTGTTAGAAATGGGGAAgccacggggtgcctgggtggctcagtggggtaaagcctctgccttcagctcaggtcatgagctcaggatcctgggatcaagccccgcatcgggctctctgctcagctgggagcctgcttcctccactctctctgcctgcctctctgcctgcctctctgcccacttgtgatctctgtctgtcaaataaataaataaaatcttaaaaaaaaagaaagaaagggggaagccaGGATATAAAACACTCCTGGCCTTAGATTGTGCATTTCAGGAACAGTAATCACATGAAGAAGATGGGGAAGGACCCTCTTAGACCCAAAGGACCAGTAAGAAGGAGTAAAGAGgtaaggaggcagggagagggttgGAAGAAGTGGGACAGGGAGGGTGTCTGGCTGAGTAATAAGGTACAAATTCGCTGAAGAAAGGCAGTTTGGGGGTCTTGGGAAACTGTGACCCCGCCTGGGTCGGATAGACTGTTAATTGAAGCTGCGTGGTGGGCCACACGGGACTATGGGACTGGTGAGCAGAGGCCAGACAGACAGATGGTTTCTTGGTGTTGAAGAACATGAAATGCAAACCTGCTTTTTAGCATTACTTTGGTACCATCAGTAAACCGGAGGAAAACCTCCACAGGCAGAAATGGAAGGCATCCTGTGTTCTTGTTCACGGCAGCTGGACAAGGAGCGCAATCTCATCGTAGGCACGGCATCATCGGGGAGTATCTAATAAGGGGGCTGCTCCTTGAAGGTGGGATGCTGCGAAGATACTGTGTTGCTCTCTGCGCTGAAGTGGGTGAGGAACCAGGTCCCAATGCATTGaaagcctggtggtggttattacgGAGGGCacaattgcatggagcactgggtgtggtgcataaacaatgaatcttggaacactgaaaaaataaaattatttttttaaaaagggcatttTAAGTAGATTATCATGAGTGTAATTTTGCAGATTCTAAGGGAGGATTAGATTTTGGGTGGTGGTGAAATGGGTGAAGAAAATGGTGGTTTGGATGGAAAGGGCACCTGGGAGCGAAGATCTCGGTCTTTGACACATTCTGGGACATCTGAGTTGCCTctggctgggtgggtgggtggggggaatctTCTACACCCAAGTTAAGTTAACTTATTATGAACTGGGTAAAATCTTCTTTAGTTTTACTTGCTGAGAAGCATTATGGGCTAATTTGGTGTTATTTGTCCTAAAAGTTGCATATTCTGTGATATCTCCTCAATTAacaaatctcaaaaaattaaaaaataaataaaatttccccaGAGAGGAGGATGGTATATCATcagcaggttaaaaaaaagaaagaaaaaaaaatcaatctatgaTAACTACCATTCATTGAAGACCTACTATTTTCCAATTACTGTGCCAAGTGCCTCATTCCTGTTACATTTATTCCAACAGTCCCACAGGATGGGGCTTATCAGACATATTTTGCAGCTGAAGAACTTATAattttctcaagttcacatggctGGTAAGTCACAGTGCCAAGACTTAATCCCTGGTTATATTTGACTGGGCCCCACACTTTTCCATTCCTCCAGCCTGAGGCGACCTTCTGGCTCTTAATTTTCTAGCCTCCTCACTACCCCAAGGTGTATCACAGGTCACTAAAAACCCAGACGCTTTAGCCACGTGCTAAAAGCAGTCCTGGAGAAAGAAGGTGAATGTGAGAATAAAGCACGATTTGGGGGTTATGTGTGAGGCTCCTCTTGTCCCGGCACTTGTCTGCATTACAGCCCTTGTCTCCTGAGCGTTCCCCAGTGTGCCCTCTGGTCCGAACTGGAACCTTGTTTGCTAACCAGCTCTCCACTGTGTCTGCTGGATGCTGCACCCAGCTTCTGGTGATCCAGACAGTCCTGAATCACCTGTCCTCCCCTAAGAGCCTTTCGGCTCCCTGTAGGGGGACCTTGGAGGTCCCAACCCTCAATGGAACCACAGCCAGTGGAGTTTAGATACTGGATTACCATAGCGCCCCGCCCCCCATCCCTACAACAATAAGGAAGTATATCCCAAATAAACAGGTGGTTAGACTCTTGCAGAATAGACGGTTCTCAGCATGTAACTGAGATTAGATAGGGGGTCTTGTAAGCAGCACAGATATTGTCAGTAGGGTTTTGCAGGAGTGTGGTCTGAGACTGGCACTGAACATACACCAAGGACTGAGCTCACATAGCTGGTCGTCAGCAATCAAAGCCTCCCTTGTAATTGGTTAACTGTGGAAATCACCAGGCAGCAAACATCTACCGAGACTGAGTTCCTCAGAACCCAGAGCTTTCCTAAGGGGGCGTTAAATGGTTTCTTGACAGACATACTATCTTGGAACAGCAAACACTAAAATAATTTGCCATTCTTCTGCTACCTCTTATCTCAGTACTCGCCCCAGAGGACAATGCTGGTTTGTCTTTGTGCCTAATGGCATCTGTCCAAGTGTCCTGCGCGTTCAGTCATGCTAAGGATTGCCCAGTCTCCCAAGTTTTGACCATGCTTCCATAAAGTGACCCTTCTCATCCTATAGAGAGTCTAGAACTCATTTAAAAGGTGAGTACAGAAAGGTGCCATTGAGTGCAAAAGGTGAGCCCTCTTTACTGAGATTTTATAGGatccttttgaaaattaaatgtgggggcacctgggtggctcagtcagttcagcatctccctttggctcagtcatgatcccagggtcccgggatggagtcccgtatTGGGTtgctggctcagcaggaagcctgcttctccctctcccactccccctgattgtgttctctctcttgctgtgcctctgtcaaataaatacataaaatcttaaaaaaaacatatgtGATCCAGTCTTTGAAAGCACCTGCCACATAGGAGGATTGGAAAAAACCAGAAGAACTGTGAGGCAAACTGGCCTACTTAGAAACTCCAAGAAGAGGGTTGTTTTCATCACAAATTCTAAGAGTTGctctttattgagcacctactatgttacAATTTATGGGAGAGGCTGCAagtgcttatcacatcatgtCTTGGTCTTCTTCCTGGGCTGATGGGGAGACTACATTCCCTCCCTGCTTAGGAAGGGTGGTGCAACCACTGTCTTGACACTGAAACAAGAACAGACACAGTGTTTTTCACTTCCAGGCCAAGGTATTTGGGAGCTAGTACGACTCTGTTGGATTCAGCAGCAAACAGAGACCCTTGTTGAGAAGTGGAGCCATTTGATGGGAGCTGCCTGGACCCCTGGGTCATCTGACAGACGGGGCCCTCGGCAACCCACATCAGACCATGGGTATGACAAACaaacttttgttgttttaagccttgGCAGGTTTGCTGTCAGGATCAGCCATCAGTCACTTTATCTGATTAATGCACAGCTACTATCTTTGCGGTGagatgtatttaaatattttaataacaaaggTTATAGTACATATGTTCTTATAAAGACTTCTAACAACACACATAAATTACagtctcccctctcctcaaaatTCAGCCTTCTCTTCAGAGGTAATCACAATGAACAGTCTGATGTGTGTCATTTTAAAGCTGACCTGAGACTTTTTCTTATGTAGATGTgctataaaaatatattgaatttttaagatttgtcATTAACAATGTATATATTGTTCTGCCTCTTGTCCTTGATGTAATAAAATGAACACAAGGTATTTCCATGACAGGACATACAGACCCACCACACTCTTAACTGATCcctagaattcttttttcttttaaaataggttTATTGAGGAATACAAAAATCAGTTCATACTTAATATGTGTGGTCGGATGAGTTTGGACATAGGTATATATGCATGGAAGCATCATCACAGTCAAGGTAAGACgtatccatcacctccaaaaggTTCCTTGTGTCCCTttggttatttttctaaaaaacacGTCACATGAACTCTCTCAAGAATATTTAAGTGTGTAGTACGGTACTGTTAACTGTAAGCCGATCTCCAAAATTAATTCATCCTGCATACCTGAAACTTTCTATCAGTAGAACAACTCCCCAttgcctcctcctcccagcccctgggaccCACAGTTCTATTTTCTGATTCTGCAGGTACGATGACTTTAGGTACGTCACATAAGTAGAACACGTGGCATTCGTCCTTCTGTGAGTCACTTGTTTTACTGAGCATAACGTCCTTCAGGCTTGCCAGTGctgctgcaaatggcaggatttcctctttTAAGGCAGAATAAGACTCCACTGTGTTGACccaaaatgaacaaatcttttttttctttttaattttaaaggaaaagggtTTTATTTGAGCCCAACTTAGGACAACTGCCCTGGATatacaatcttcaaaaagaagagagCGCTTCAAGGAAAGAACATTTGGTGTAGGGTcagataaggttttttttttgttttgttttttaacaaaaaaagttACAAATCATCACCGTAAAGGGCATTACAGAAAGTTACAGACTTTATCTTATGTTTTCAGTATGTGCAAGGCTGTAGGACCTCCATCTTATGGGAACCAgggagccctttttttttttctttgtttggaatgTTCCTTTCCTGGTTGTTTTAGTGAAGCAGATGTACGGTGTGCCCGGGGCACAAATAGAGCTCCTGTTTCAAGGTTTGGTTGTCATTTTGACCTTGGTAAATGCTAAGCTGCTGTGGGAGCCTAGGAGCAGGGCCCGCAAACATAATAagtttgaaaatttcctttatcaacggtgtgtgtgtatgaatgtgtatatatttattaaaacatacagggcgcctgggtgactcagtcatttaggCGGCAAGCTATTGGttatgactcaggtcatgatccttggggtcatgggatcgagccccatatggggctcaggGGAaatccatgctcagcggggagtctgcttgagattctctctctccctttgccccttccccgaCTTCTGAATGTGCTgtctctaaaatcaataaatcaattttaaagacatatatatgtgtgtgcatatgtgcacgcatgcacgtgcacgcacgcacacacacacacacatacacacacatcacattttctttatccatttctcttCAGTGGATATTTAGTTTCTTTCCAGaacttggctattgtgaatagtaattacaaagaaggtaaaaattcaggtatctctttgagatcctgaatTCCATTCTTTTGAGTATTTATACCCAGGAATGAGATTGctgcatcatatggtatttctatttttaatttttttaaagattttatttatttatttgacagagagagatcaccagtaggcagagaggcaggcagagagagagagagggaagcaggctccctgctgagcagagaacctgatgcggaactcgaacccaggaccccgagatcatgacctgagctgaaggcagcggcttaacccactgagccacccaggtgccccctatttttaattttttgaggaacttccacactgttttctatagtatatagaaattatatagtatatagtatatagctgcaccattttacattcctactaaCAGTGTGCCAGCCTTCAATGTCTCCACATTCTtgcccaccctttttttttttaataataaccatcctaactgatatgaggtgatatttcattgtggttctgatttgcatttccctcataattaatgatgttgaacatcttttcatagaTCTCTTGGCCTATTGAAGGAGACCTCatcaggaagaagacaggagCAATCAGGGTAGTGCAAGCCTTGATTACACGGAGACGTTAATCATGTATTATTGGCAACTCCAATCATCTAGtctcaagcccccccccccaaaaaaagaacagGTAAAGATAATCTTACTTATGTTTGTGCAATAATTAATTAAACCATTCCTTCCTAATAGACATATAAAGTGTTTCCCATTTGTTGCTATGATTAACAGGACTGAAATCAACATCTTTGAACATGAAATCTTGGAAAAGGTGCATGCTTTCTCATAGGAAAGACGTAGCAAAGTACAAGCCTGATGTAAGTGGGTGAGTGTGAAGATTGGGAAGTTTTAACAATTATTGTTGAACTTCTGCTCCAAAAGTGCTTCTCTCACTTCATAGTCTGGCCAGTGAATGTGTGTGACTGCCTTACATcctcctaggcattttattcatCATACTTTGAAATTTTGGTCAAACTTTGGGGTGAAAGATGGTCTCagtattgttttactttttatttcctttttttctaaaaaggttGAATATAAA
This region of Meles meles chromosome X, mMelMel3.1 paternal haplotype, whole genome shotgun sequence genomic DNA includes:
- the LOC123935356 gene encoding melanoma-associated antigen B18-like, producing the protein MPRGQKSKLRAREKRRQARCETQALKEAQATAAAAAGESPSACALSGGRPAAATPRCPQGAASSTGANAALSGTDSDEGARSQDEGSPRSSKGSEVSRRDPLNKKVVLLVQFLLQKYQKREPITKADMLKFAVKKYRQQFNEILKRASEHMELAFGLDLKEVDPIRHCYTLVNKLDLTDGGLHEDENMPKTGLLMIVLGVIFMKGNCAPEEDVWEVLNMMGVYAERRHFIYGEPKKVLTQDLVQLQYLQYRQAADSDPPRFEFLWGQRAYAETSKMRVLEFLAKIHDTVPSAFPSWYEEALRDEEERARARAAARARTAAMASARARALASSLSHPK